The Pseudomonas extremaustralis genome contains a region encoding:
- the msrA gene encoding peptide-methionine (S)-S-oxide reductase MsrA, whose translation MVLRSEILVNKNVLPTQEQALPGRETPMTLPETHFVNGNPLLGPFLDDVGFAIFGLGCFWGAERRFWQRDGVVSTVVGYAGGYTPNPTYEEVCSGLTGHSEVVLVVYDQAKVKYEDLLKMFWELHDPTQGMRQGNDIGSQYRSVIYATTPEQLAAAKASAQAYQAELTKAGLGTITTEIDEAPTVYFAEAYHQQYLAKNPQGYCGIRGTGVTCTI comes from the coding sequence ATGGTCTTGCGCTCGGAAATTCTGGTGAACAAAAACGTGCTCCCTACTCAAGAACAAGCTTTGCCTGGCCGCGAAACCCCGATGACGCTGCCAGAGACGCACTTCGTCAACGGCAACCCGCTGCTGGGCCCGTTCCTCGACGACGTTGGTTTCGCGATCTTCGGCCTGGGCTGCTTCTGGGGCGCCGAACGCAGATTCTGGCAGCGCGATGGCGTGGTCAGCACCGTGGTCGGCTATGCCGGCGGCTACACACCGAACCCGACCTACGAAGAAGTCTGCTCGGGCCTGACTGGCCACAGTGAAGTGGTGCTGGTGGTATACGACCAGGCCAAGGTCAAATACGAAGACCTGCTGAAGATGTTCTGGGAACTGCACGACCCGACCCAGGGTATGCGCCAGGGCAACGACATCGGCAGCCAGTACCGCTCGGTGATCTACGCCACCACGCCGGAGCAATTGGCGGCGGCCAAGGCCAGTGCACAGGCCTATCAGGCCGAACTGACCAAGGCCGGCCTGGGGACGATTACCACGGAAATCGACGAAGCGCCGACGGTGTACTTCGCCGAGGCGTATCACCAGCAGTACCTGGCGAAGAATCCCCAGGGCTACTGCGGGATCCGCGGCACTGGCGTGACCTGCACGATCTGA
- a CDS encoding 23S rRNA (adenine(2030)-N(6))-methyltransferase RlmJ, with translation MNYRHAFHAGNHADVFKHLTLTRLIALMSRKEQPFAYLDTHAGIGLYDLQGDQANRTGEYLEGIARLWGETDLPPLTADYMRVLHEMNPDGQLRYYPGSPELARRLTRPQDRVLLNEKHPEDGLLLKDNMKGDRRVKVHLGEGWHVPRALLPVPEKRALMLIDPPFEKLDEMQRCAASLKEAVGRMRQTVAAIWYPVKDQRMLRRFYQDLAGTGAPKLLRVELLVHPLDTPDTLTGSGLAIANPPWGLEEELRELLPWLSKKLGQTQGGWQMDWLIAE, from the coding sequence ATGAATTATCGTCACGCCTTTCACGCCGGCAACCATGCCGATGTCTTCAAACACCTGACCTTGACCCGCCTCATCGCCCTGATGTCGCGCAAGGAGCAGCCGTTCGCCTACCTCGACACCCACGCCGGGATCGGTCTGTACGACCTGCAGGGCGACCAGGCCAACCGCACCGGTGAATACCTGGAAGGCATCGCGCGCCTGTGGGGCGAAACCGACCTGCCGCCCCTGACCGCCGATTACATGCGGGTGCTGCACGAGATGAACCCGGATGGCCAGTTGCGCTACTACCCCGGTTCGCCGGAATTGGCACGGCGCCTCACGCGCCCCCAGGATCGCGTGTTGCTCAATGAAAAACACCCGGAAGACGGCCTGCTGCTCAAGGACAACATGAAGGGCGATCGTCGGGTCAAGGTGCACCTGGGCGAAGGCTGGCATGTGCCGCGCGCCTTGCTGCCAGTGCCGGAAAAACGTGCGCTGATGCTGATCGACCCGCCGTTCGAGAAACTCGATGAAATGCAGCGCTGCGCCGCGTCGCTCAAGGAAGCGGTGGGGCGTATGCGCCAGACCGTGGCGGCCATCTGGTACCCGGTCAAAGACCAGCGCATGCTGCGTCGCTTCTACCAGGACCTGGCCGGTACCGGTGCGCCGAAGCTGTTGCGCGTGGAATTGCTGGTGCATCCGCTGGATACGCCGGACACCCTGACCGGCTCGGGCCTGGCGATCGCCAACCCGCCGTGGGGCCTGGAAGAAGAATTGCGTGAGTTGCTGCCGTGGCTGTCCAAGAAGCTGGGCCAGACCCAGGGCGGCTGGCAGATGGATTGGCTTATCGCCGAGTAA
- a CDS encoding O-acetylhomoserine aminocarboxypropyltransferase/cysteine synthase family protein, protein MKDATIALHHGFKSDPTTKAVAVPIYQNVAFEFDNAQHGADLFNLDVPGNIYTRIMNPTNDVLEQRLAALEGGIAALVVSAGSAAIHYAIQTLTRAGDNIVTTPQLYGGTYTLFAHLLPSFGVDVRFARDDSAEAIAELIDENTKLVYCESIGNPAGNIIDIEALANVAHARGVPLMVDNTVATPILCKPIQFGADIVVHSITKYVGGHGNSLGGVIVDSGTFPWTQYPEKFPGLNQPEPAYHGVVYTEKFGPAAFIARARTVPLRNTGAALAPMNAFLLLQGLETLALRMERHTENALKIAQFLQGHAEVEWVSYAGLPDHPHHALAQKYMQGKPSAILSFGLKGGYEAGVRFYDALQIFKRLVNIGDAKSLACHPASTTHRQMNEQEQAKAGVKPEMIRLSVGIEAIEDLIDDLQQALGSSQR, encoded by the coding sequence ATGAAAGACGCCACTATCGCGCTGCACCACGGCTTCAAGTCGGACCCGACCACCAAGGCCGTGGCCGTGCCGATCTACCAGAACGTCGCCTTCGAATTCGATAACGCCCAACACGGCGCCGATCTGTTCAACCTGGACGTGCCCGGCAATATCTACACGCGGATCATGAACCCGACCAACGACGTGCTGGAGCAGCGCCTCGCCGCCCTCGAAGGCGGCATCGCCGCGCTGGTCGTGTCCGCCGGCAGTGCCGCGATTCACTATGCGATCCAGACCCTGACCCGTGCCGGTGACAACATCGTCACCACCCCGCAACTCTATGGCGGCACCTACACCCTGTTCGCCCACCTGCTGCCCAGCTTCGGCGTGGATGTGCGCTTCGCCCGCGACGACAGCGCCGAGGCCATCGCCGAACTGATCGATGAGAACACCAAGCTGGTGTACTGCGAAAGCATCGGCAACCCCGCCGGCAATATCATCGACATCGAAGCCCTGGCCAACGTCGCCCACGCCCGTGGCGTACCGCTGATGGTGGACAACACCGTGGCCACGCCGATCCTGTGCAAGCCGATCCAGTTCGGCGCCGACATCGTGGTGCACTCGATCACCAAATACGTCGGTGGCCATGGCAACTCCCTGGGCGGTGTGATCGTCGACAGCGGCACCTTCCCCTGGACCCAATACCCGGAAAAATTCCCCGGCCTCAACCAGCCCGAGCCGGCTTACCACGGCGTGGTCTACACCGAAAAGTTCGGCCCCGCCGCCTTCATCGCCCGCGCCCGTACGGTGCCGCTACGCAACACCGGGGCAGCGCTCGCGCCGATGAACGCCTTTCTGCTGCTGCAAGGCCTGGAAACCCTGGCCTTGCGCATGGAACGTCACACTGAAAATGCGCTGAAAATCGCACAATTCCTGCAAGGCCATGCCGAGGTGGAATGGGTCAGCTACGCCGGGTTGCCGGATCACCCGCACCATGCGCTGGCGCAGAAATACATGCAGGGCAAACCGTCGGCGATCCTGTCGTTCGGCCTCAAAGGCGGCTACGAAGCCGGCGTGCGCTTCTACGACGCCCTGCAAATCTTCAAGCGCCTGGTGAATATCGGCGACGCCAAATCCCTCGCTTGCCATCCGGCGTCCACCACCCACCGGCAGATGAACGAACAGGAGCAGGCCAAGGCCGGCGTGAAACCAGAGATGATCCGCCTGTCGGTGGGTATCGAGGCCATTGAAGACCTGATCGACGACTTGCAACAGGCGCTGGGCTCAAGCCAACGCTGA
- a CDS encoding DUF4123 domain-containing protein, with the protein MHSPMTPGAWLAQHPLFANERIYAVLGNASEAKPYAAWQAMAAGEPPQSIWAATAYAEWDEVMPYVALVEPGSAFLDWITTTAATDWGWLAVSSSPLETVIEHLKGLTKVYLPDDREVFLRFWDGAQFLPIVQHLGDEMGTVLPVFQRYLVNGQPLAGATGPVTAAKPSPWWRVPAPLLEHLAAQSPQTLIDNLLQWLEEQRPELFAAFTPATLRHKVAYFARRSQVSHQALADHLASALA; encoded by the coding sequence ATGCATTCACCCATGACGCCTGGCGCCTGGCTCGCCCAACATCCTCTGTTTGCCAATGAACGGATCTATGCCGTGCTGGGCAATGCCAGCGAGGCCAAGCCCTATGCCGCCTGGCAAGCCATGGCCGCCGGGGAACCGCCGCAATCCATCTGGGCAGCCACGGCCTACGCCGAGTGGGATGAGGTGATGCCTTACGTTGCCCTGGTTGAGCCGGGCAGTGCTTTCCTCGATTGGATCACCACCACTGCCGCAACGGACTGGGGCTGGCTAGCGGTGTCGTCCAGCCCGTTGGAAACCGTGATAGAGCACTTGAAGGGGCTGACCAAGGTCTATCTGCCCGATGACCGGGAGGTGTTCTTACGTTTCTGGGACGGCGCGCAGTTTTTGCCGATCGTGCAACACCTGGGCGATGAAATGGGCACGGTATTGCCGGTGTTCCAGCGGTATCTGGTCAATGGCCAGCCGCTGGCGGGGGCGACGGGCCCGGTCACGGCGGCCAAACCCAGTCCGTGGTGGCGAGTGCCTGCCCCTTTGCTGGAGCACCTCGCCGCGCAATCGCCGCAAACCCTGATCGATAACCTGCTGCAATGGCTCGAAGAGCAGCGTCCGGAGCTGTTCGCGGCCTTTACGCCGGCGACCTTGCGGCACAAGGTCGCCTACTTTGCGCGTCGATCGCAGGTCAGCCATCAGGCGCTGGCCGACCACCTGGCTTCAGCGTTGGCTTGA
- the tssI gene encoding type VI secretion system tip protein TssI/VgrG has protein sequence MFAPANQSAFTLTLDGVPSDFKVFEFHGTDAISQPYCFNLELVSERPDLDLERVLNRQAYLSFDDRGHGVHGLVYSVAQGDSGRRLTRYRLSLVPQLAYLRHSHHQRIFQHKTVPQIVAQVLAGHGIQSDQFEFRLSGTYPEREYCVQFGETDLAFIERLCAELGIHYHFQHSSEGHLLVFGDDQTVFAQADRPTPYEAGSGMVADTPTIKRFAVQLVTRTTAVNLRDYDWRKPHIEMESAVRVERLPRLEEQVYPGHFSDRTHGKYLAQRGLERQRSDYRLAHGNGDEPALSSGRFLKLTGHPRQGWNDLWLVRQVTHEGRQPQVLEEVVTEVVGGDFCQGYRNEFVAAPWDAIFRPPLPALPRPTLSGYQSAVVTGPVDSEIHCDEYGRVKVQLAWDRAGDHTDHSSCWLRVASGWAHDRYGAVLIPRVGMEVLVGFVNGDMDMPVVMGCLANAATPVPLDLPADKTRSIFRSQSSPGGGGYNELRIEDRKGAEEIYLRAQRDWTQHVLHDQQVQVDNRRQVKVGGESHHEVQGEEQRITHGNRLIELKQDDHLMVGGSQQMRAGRTIQIGAGQSVVIDAGASVTIQAGGQSITLSSGGIFSSVPIQLGGATAPTAAPLIPGWKAQLLAVIPAPLSRAQVASLKRSAPFCEECERCKNGQCDASGQSHLAHLQRSPA, from the coding sequence ATGTTCGCTCCTGCCAATCAAAGTGCCTTTACCCTGACCCTCGATGGGGTGCCCAGTGACTTCAAGGTGTTCGAGTTCCACGGCACCGACGCCATCAGTCAGCCCTATTGTTTCAACCTGGAGTTGGTCAGCGAGCGGCCTGATCTGGACCTGGAACGGGTGCTCAATCGCCAGGCGTATCTGAGTTTCGACGATCGCGGCCATGGTGTGCATGGCCTGGTCTATAGCGTGGCGCAGGGCGATTCCGGGCGGCGACTCACCCGTTATCGGCTCAGCCTGGTGCCGCAGTTGGCGTATTTGCGGCACAGCCATCACCAGCGCATTTTCCAGCACAAGACGGTGCCGCAGATCGTGGCGCAGGTATTGGCGGGGCACGGTATTCAGAGTGACCAATTCGAGTTCCGCCTGAGCGGTACTTACCCTGAACGGGAGTATTGCGTGCAGTTCGGCGAGACCGATCTGGCGTTCATCGAGCGGCTGTGCGCCGAGTTGGGCATTCACTATCACTTCCAGCATTCGTCCGAAGGCCATCTGCTGGTATTCGGCGATGACCAGACGGTGTTCGCCCAGGCTGATCGGCCCACACCCTATGAGGCCGGCTCCGGAATGGTGGCGGACACGCCGACGATCAAGCGCTTTGCCGTGCAGCTGGTGACGCGGACCACTGCAGTGAACCTGCGCGATTACGATTGGCGCAAACCGCACATCGAGATGGAAAGCGCAGTCCGCGTCGAACGGCTTCCCAGGCTTGAAGAACAGGTTTATCCCGGCCACTTCAGCGACCGGACCCACGGCAAATACCTTGCCCAGCGCGGGTTGGAGCGTCAGCGCAGTGATTATCGACTGGCTCATGGCAATGGTGACGAGCCGGCGTTGAGCAGTGGCCGCTTCCTCAAACTGACCGGCCATCCGCGCCAAGGATGGAATGACCTGTGGCTGGTCCGCCAAGTCACCCACGAGGGCCGGCAACCCCAGGTGCTGGAGGAAGTCGTCACCGAGGTCGTCGGTGGGGATTTTTGTCAGGGCTATCGCAATGAATTTGTCGCCGCGCCGTGGGATGCGATCTTTCGCCCGCCGTTGCCTGCGCTGCCGCGCCCGACCCTTTCGGGCTATCAGAGCGCAGTGGTCACGGGCCCTGTCGACAGTGAAATTCATTGCGACGAATACGGTCGGGTCAAGGTGCAACTGGCCTGGGATCGAGCTGGGGATCACACCGACCATTCCAGTTGCTGGCTGCGGGTCGCCAGTGGCTGGGCCCATGATCGCTATGGCGCGGTGCTGATCCCGCGAGTCGGCATGGAAGTGCTGGTGGGCTTCGTCAATGGCGACATGGACATGCCGGTGGTGATGGGCTGCCTGGCCAACGCGGCCACCCCGGTGCCCCTCGACCTGCCGGCGGACAAGACCCGCAGCATCTTTCGCAGCCAGAGCAGCCCCGGCGGCGGTGGCTACAACGAACTGCGCATCGAAGACCGCAAGGGCGCCGAAGAAATCTATCTGCGTGCCCAGCGCGACTGGACCCAGCATGTATTGCACGACCAGCAGGTGCAGGTGGACAACCGGCGCCAGGTCAAGGTGGGCGGCGAGTCGCACCATGAGGTACAGGGCGAGGAGCAGCGCATCACCCATGGCAATCGCCTGATCGAACTCAAGCAGGACGATCACCTCATGGTCGGCGGCTCGCAGCAGATGCGCGCCGGGCGCACCATTCAGATCGGCGCGGGACAAAGCGTGGTCATCGATGCGGGCGCGAGCGTGACGATCCAGGCCGGCGGGCAGTCGATCACGCTGTCATCGGGTGGGATTTTCAGCAGTGTGCCGATCCAGCTTGGCGGGGCGACCGCGCCGACAGCCGCGCCGTTGATCCCGGGTTGGAAGGCGCAATTGCTCGCGGTGATTCCCGCACCGTTGAGCCGTGCGCAGGTGGCCAGCCTGAAACGCAGTGCGCCGTTTTGCGAAGAGTGCGAGCGCTGCAAGAACGGCCAGTGCGATGCCAGCGGTCAATCCCACCTTGCCCACCTTCAAAGGAGTCCAGCCTGA
- the putP gene encoding sodium/proline symporter PutP, with translation MSVSNPTLITFVIYIAAMVLIGFMAYRSTNNLSDYILGGRSLGSVVTALSAGASDMSGWLLMGLPGAIYLSGLSESWIAIGLIVGAYLNWLFVAGRLRVQTEHNGDALTLPDYFSSRFEDESGLLRIISAVVILVFFTVYCASGIVAGGRLFESTFGMSYEAALWAGAAATIAYTFVGGFLAVSWTDTVQATLMIFALILTPIMVLLATGGVDTTFLAIEAQNPENFDMLKNGSFIGIISLLGWGLGYFGQPHILARFMAADSVKSIANARRISMTWMILCLGGTVAVGFFGIAYFSAHPEVAGPVNANHERIFIELAKLLFNPWIAGILLSAILAAVMSTLSCQLLVCSSALTEDFYKAFLRGNAASQAELVWVGRAMVLLVALVAIILATNPGSRVLGLVSYAWAGFGAAFGPVVLISVIWKQMTRNGALAGILVGAITVMVWKHFEVLGLYEIIPGFIFSSLAIYIVSKLGEPTPGMLKRFDAAEKDYNLNK, from the coding sequence ATGAGCGTTAGCAATCCCACCCTGATCACCTTCGTGATCTACATCGCAGCAATGGTGCTGATCGGCTTCATGGCCTATCGCTCCACCAACAACCTTTCCGACTACATCCTCGGCGGTCGCAGCCTCGGCAGTGTGGTGACAGCTCTGTCGGCCGGCGCTTCCGATATGAGCGGCTGGTTGTTGATGGGCCTGCCAGGCGCGATCTACCTGTCCGGCCTGTCGGAAAGCTGGATCGCCATCGGCCTGATCGTCGGTGCCTACCTCAACTGGCTGTTCGTGGCCGGTCGCCTGCGGGTACAGACCGAGCACAACGGCGACGCCCTGACGCTGCCGGACTACTTCTCCAGCCGCTTCGAAGATGAAAGCGGCCTGCTGCGGATCATCTCCGCCGTGGTGATCCTGGTGTTCTTCACCGTCTATTGCGCCTCTGGCATCGTGGCCGGTGGTCGCCTGTTCGAAAGCACCTTCGGCATGTCCTACGAGGCAGCGCTGTGGGCCGGTGCGGCGGCGACCATTGCCTACACTTTCGTGGGCGGTTTCCTGGCAGTGAGCTGGACCGATACCGTACAAGCCACCCTGATGATCTTCGCGCTGATCCTGACGCCGATCATGGTGCTGCTGGCCACTGGCGGTGTCGATACCACGTTCCTGGCGATCGAAGCCCAGAACCCCGAAAACTTCGACATGCTGAAAAACGGCAGCTTCATCGGCATCATTTCCCTGCTGGGCTGGGGCCTGGGTTACTTCGGCCAACCGCACATCCTGGCGCGCTTCATGGCGGCGGATTCGGTGAAGTCGATCGCCAACGCGCGTCGCATCTCCATGACCTGGATGATCCTGTGCCTGGGCGGCACCGTGGCCGTGGGCTTCTTCGGTATCGCTTACTTCTCTGCGCACCCTGAAGTCGCCGGCCCAGTAAACGCCAACCATGAGCGCATATTCATCGAGCTGGCCAAGCTGCTGTTCAACCCATGGATCGCGGGTATCCTGCTGTCGGCCATCCTGGCGGCGGTCATGAGCACCTTGAGCTGCCAACTGCTGGTGTGTTCCAGTGCCCTGACCGAAGACTTCTACAAGGCGTTCCTGCGCGGGAACGCCGCCTCCCAGGCTGAACTGGTGTGGGTCGGCCGTGCCATGGTGCTGCTGGTGGCCTTGGTCGCCATCATCTTGGCCACCAACCCGGGCAGCCGAGTGCTGGGTCTGGTGAGCTACGCCTGGGCCGGTTTCGGCGCGGCGTTCGGCCCGGTGGTGCTGATTTCGGTGATCTGGAAACAGATGACCCGCAACGGCGCACTGGCCGGCATCCTGGTCGGTGCGATCACCGTAATGGTGTGGAAGCATTTCGAGGTGCTGGGCCTGTACGAAATCATCCCAGGCTTTATCTTCTCCAGCCTGGCGATCTACATCGTGAGCAAGCTGGGCGAACCGACGCCCGGTATGCTCAAGCGCTTTGATGCTGCGGAAAAAGACTACAACCTCAACAAGTGA